A genomic region of Mycobacterium senriense contains the following coding sequences:
- a CDS encoding NAD(P)H-dependent amine dehydrogenase family protein, whose amino-acid sequence MRKVIQFSTGNVGRHSLRAIIGRPDLELVGVHAATGEKIGKDAAQLCGLNEPTGIIATDDIDALVALGADCVVYTSQGETRPMEAIEQMAKLLAAGINVVGTSMVWLVTPRHADDWLREPLERACAAGNASLYVNGIDPGFSGDTLVHSAASLTTRIDSITVQEIFDYGNYDDAEFTGAAMGFGSTPDDDSPMMFLPGVIVSMWGGQVRSLADNLDIKLEDVRQRVEPWYTPERIDCTMMTVEPGQMAAVRFATEGVRGGKPVITLEHVTRLTQTAAPDWQFPPDGHTGVHRVVVEGEPRVEINTHVSHPLFDSTEAGCISTAGRAVNAIDWVCRAPQGLIGVEDIPLSATMRGLMWNEH is encoded by the coding sequence ATGCGCAAAGTCATTCAATTCTCCACCGGTAACGTGGGCCGGCATTCGTTGCGAGCCATCATCGGCAGACCCGATCTCGAGCTGGTCGGCGTGCACGCCGCCACCGGCGAAAAGATCGGCAAGGATGCGGCGCAGTTGTGCGGACTGAACGAACCGACCGGCATCATCGCCACCGACGACATCGACGCGCTGGTGGCCCTCGGCGCCGACTGCGTGGTGTACACCTCGCAGGGCGAAACGCGCCCGATGGAAGCCATCGAACAGATGGCCAAGTTGCTGGCTGCGGGGATCAACGTCGTCGGTACGTCGATGGTCTGGCTGGTCACGCCGCGCCACGCCGACGACTGGTTGCGAGAGCCCTTGGAGCGCGCCTGCGCGGCCGGCAACGCCTCGCTCTACGTCAACGGCATCGATCCCGGCTTTTCCGGCGATACGCTGGTGCACTCGGCGGCCAGCCTGACCACCCGGATCGACTCGATCACCGTGCAGGAGATCTTCGACTACGGGAACTACGATGATGCCGAATTCACCGGTGCAGCAATGGGTTTCGGGTCGACGCCCGACGACGATTCGCCGATGATGTTTCTGCCGGGAGTGATCGTGTCGATGTGGGGAGGCCAGGTCCGCAGCCTGGCCGACAACTTGGACATCAAACTCGAGGACGTGCGCCAGCGCGTCGAACCTTGGTACACGCCAGAACGAATCGACTGCACGATGATGACGGTCGAGCCCGGGCAGATGGCCGCGGTGCGCTTCGCCACCGAGGGGGTGCGCGGCGGCAAGCCGGTGATCACGCTCGAGCACGTCACCAGGCTCACCCAGACCGCGGCGCCCGACTGGCAGTTCCCGCCCGACGGCCACACCGGTGTGCACCGCGTCGTCGTGGAGGGCGAACCGCGAGTGGAGATCAACACCCACGTTTCGCACCCGCTATTCGATTCCACTGAGGCCGGCTGCATCTCGACGGCCGGTCGAGCCGTCAATGCGATCGATTGGGTGTGCCGAGCGCCCCAGGGGCTGATCGGCGTGGAGGATATCCCACTCTCCGCCACGATGCGTGGCCTGATGTGGAACGAGCACTAG
- a CDS encoding mycofactocin-coupled SDR family oxidoreductase has translation MTTSPSGRVAGKRILITGAARGMGRSHALRLAQEGADVILLDICESLPQIEYPLATRDDLAETVRLVRGFDRRCVSGIVDVRDEAQLRSAVDDAVGELGGLDGAVANAGVLTVAAWDQTTADQWRTVVDVNLIGVWNTCAAAIPHLLDRGGGSLVNVSSAGAIKGFPLQTPYTAAKHGVVGLTLALANELAAQNVRVNTVLPTGVPTGMVPPSFGPLLGEQRSDLVPIFVNAMPTPAVEPVDVSNAVLFLLSDESRYVTGLEFKVDAGVTIN, from the coding sequence ATGACGACATCACCTTCGGGACGCGTTGCCGGTAAACGCATTCTGATTACCGGCGCCGCCCGCGGCATGGGCCGCAGCCATGCGCTGCGGCTTGCGCAGGAGGGCGCCGACGTCATCCTGCTCGACATATGCGAATCTCTGCCCCAGATCGAATATCCCTTGGCCACAAGGGACGACCTGGCCGAAACAGTAAGATTGGTAAGGGGTTTCGATCGCCGCTGCGTGAGCGGCATCGTCGACGTTCGCGACGAGGCGCAACTGCGGTCTGCGGTCGACGACGCCGTCGGCGAGCTCGGGGGCCTCGATGGCGCGGTGGCCAATGCCGGCGTGCTCACGGTGGCGGCCTGGGACCAGACGACGGCCGACCAGTGGCGCACCGTGGTCGACGTCAATCTCATCGGGGTGTGGAACACCTGCGCGGCGGCGATACCTCACTTGCTCGATCGGGGCGGAGGCAGCCTGGTCAACGTCAGCTCGGCGGGAGCCATCAAGGGATTTCCGCTGCAGACGCCCTACACGGCGGCCAAGCACGGCGTCGTCGGCTTGACGCTGGCCTTGGCCAACGAACTGGCGGCACAGAACGTGCGCGTCAACACAGTGCTGCCCACCGGCGTCCCCACCGGGATGGTCCCACCGTCGTTCGGACCACTCTTGGGTGAGCAACGGTCCGACCTGGTTCCCATCTTCGTCAATGCGATGCCCACGCCGGCCGTCGAGCCCGTCGACGTCAGTAACGCAGTGCTTTTCCTGCTATCGGATGAGTCCAGGTATGTGACGGGGCTGGAGTTCAAGGTCGACGCGGGAGTGACCATCAACTAG
- a CDS encoding TetR/AcrR family transcriptional regulator has protein sequence MTAVEDRPLRADAARNVERILRAAREVYSELGPDAPVEAVARRAGVGERTLYRRFPAKADLVRAALDQSIAENLTPVIDKARRTEDPLQDLTQLIEAAISLGAREHSLLTAARRAGSLTSDVSVSLNDALGDLARAGQRAGRIRADLVTDDLPRLIAMLFSVLSTMDAGSDGWRRYVALVIDAISVNDRQPLPPAAALRYEVQPDSWPL, from the coding sequence ATGACCGCGGTGGAAGACCGGCCGTTGCGGGCCGACGCGGCGCGCAACGTAGAGCGCATCCTGCGCGCGGCGCGTGAGGTCTATAGCGAGCTGGGGCCCGACGCCCCTGTGGAAGCAGTCGCCCGCCGGGCGGGCGTCGGTGAGCGCACCCTCTATCGCAGGTTTCCGGCTAAAGCCGACCTGGTCCGCGCCGCCCTGGATCAAAGCATCGCCGAGAACCTCACGCCGGTGATCGACAAGGCGCGTCGCACCGAGGATCCGCTGCAAGATTTGACCCAGCTGATCGAAGCGGCGATCTCGCTGGGGGCGCGGGAACACAGTCTGCTGACCGCCGCGCGCCGGGCCGGGTCGCTCACGTCCGACGTTTCGGTATCACTCAACGACGCACTCGGCGACCTTGCCCGTGCGGGCCAGCGAGCCGGTCGCATCCGCGCCGACCTGGTCACCGACGACCTGCCTCGCCTGATTGCGATGCTCTTCAGCGTGCTCTCGACCATGGATGCGGGCAGCGACGGCTGGCGACGCTATGTCGCCCTCGTCATCGACGCGATCTCGGTCAACGACCGTCAGCCGCTGCCTCCGGCCGCCGCGTTGCGTTACGAGGTGCAGCCGGACAGCTGGCCACTATGA
- a CDS encoding cytochrome P450, translating to MSISFETSDSCSDAGLPELPLPRPARCPLAPPSEFGDWREQPGLRRAMFQGNPVWVVSRYQDIRAALVDPRLSAKTIPASILPTDADNKVPVMFARTDDPEHHRLRRMMTSNFTFRRCEWMRPHIQEWVDHYLGQMVDNGAPADLVREFALPVPSMVIALLLGVPPEDLELFQFNTTKGLDQKSTDADKGQAFGAMYAYIQELVERKAREPGNDLISRLVTEYVATGQLDHATTAMNGVIMMQAGHETTANMISLGTVALLEHPDVFERLGQTDDPAVVANIVEELMRYLSIVHSQVDRIATEDLIIGGQLIRAGEYVMMSLLAGNWDAEFVDNPENFDVDRNTRGHLGFGYGVHQCIGANLARVEMQVAFATLARRLPGLGLAVPPEQLRFKDANIYGMKELPVSW from the coding sequence ATGTCAATATCATTCGAGACTTCCGACTCCTGCTCCGACGCCGGTTTGCCGGAGCTGCCCCTACCGCGGCCCGCACGCTGCCCACTCGCGCCGCCGTCCGAATTCGGGGACTGGCGGGAACAACCCGGGCTCCGCAGGGCGATGTTCCAGGGTAACCCGGTCTGGGTAGTCAGCCGTTACCAGGACATCAGGGCGGCGCTGGTCGATCCGCGCTTGTCCGCGAAAACAATTCCGGCCTCGATCTTGCCGACCGACGCCGACAACAAGGTTCCGGTGATGTTCGCGCGGACCGACGATCCCGAGCATCATCGGTTGCGCCGCATGATGACCAGCAACTTCACCTTCCGGCGTTGCGAATGGATGCGACCGCACATTCAGGAATGGGTCGACCACTATCTCGGCCAGATGGTCGACAACGGTGCGCCGGCCGATCTGGTCCGTGAATTCGCCCTGCCGGTCCCATCAATGGTGATCGCGTTGTTGCTTGGAGTGCCGCCCGAAGACCTCGAACTCTTCCAGTTCAACACCACCAAGGGGCTCGACCAGAAATCCACCGATGCGGACAAGGGTCAGGCGTTCGGAGCCATGTACGCCTACATCCAGGAACTTGTGGAGCGCAAAGCGCGCGAACCCGGAAATGATTTGATCAGCCGGCTGGTCACCGAATACGTGGCGACCGGCCAACTCGACCATGCCACCACCGCCATGAACGGTGTGATCATGATGCAGGCCGGCCACGAAACGACCGCCAACATGATCTCTTTGGGAACGGTTGCGCTGCTAGAACATCCCGACGTGTTCGAGCGACTCGGACAAACCGACGACCCCGCCGTCGTCGCCAACATCGTCGAAGAACTCATGCGCTACCTCAGCATCGTGCACAGCCAGGTCGACCGCATCGCGACCGAAGATCTGATAATCGGTGGCCAGCTGATTCGGGCGGGGGAGTACGTCATGATGAGCCTGCTCGCCGGGAACTGGGACGCAGAGTTCGTCGACAATCCCGAAAACTTCGACGTCGACCGAAACACGCGCGGGCACTTGGGCTTCGGCTATGGCGTGCACCAATGCATCGGTGCGAACCTGGCCCGCGTCGAAATGCAGGTCGCATTCGCCACGCTGGCGCGCCGCCTGCCCGGGCTCGGACTGGCGGTGCCGCCGGAGCAGCTGAGGTTCAAAGACGCCAACATCTATGGCATGAAAGAGCTTCCGGTGAGCTGGTGA
- a CDS encoding carboxylesterase/lipase family protein — MHQRTVRARTAIGTVEGFTRDGVTRWRSIPYARPPVGNLRFRAPQPAQPWSGVRHCHGFGNCAPQQRRYTLLGMSGFGGRYQPMSEDCLTLNVVAPEGAAEGPLPVMVFIHGGGYFLGSSATPLYDGAALARRGCVYVSVNYRLGALGCIDFSSLSTPEITIDSNLYLRDLVLALQWIRDNIAGFGGDPDNVTIFGESAGACITASLLAVPAAKGLFAQAISESPASGLVRSKEVAAEFANRFANLPGVRRQDAASALMSVSAAQLVETQHQLIDEGMRNRLGAFPIGPVFGDDILPLDPVEAMRRGEAHRVPLIVGTNAEEGRLFTRFLAMLPTNEAMVEELLAEAEPAIRERITAAYPDYPERAACIQLGGDFAFASAAWQIAEAHGTHAPTYLYRYDYAPRTLRWSGFGATHATELLAVFDVYRTRFGALLTAAADRRAALRVSNQVQRRWRAFSRTGVPGEDWPLYTADERAVMVFDRKSRVEFDPHPHRRMAWDGFSLAR, encoded by the coding sequence ATGCATCAGCGCACTGTCCGCGCACGCACCGCCATCGGCACCGTCGAAGGCTTCACCCGCGACGGGGTCACTCGGTGGCGGTCGATCCCCTACGCCCGCCCACCGGTGGGAAATCTGCGCTTCCGGGCGCCGCAGCCGGCCCAGCCGTGGTCGGGTGTCCGGCACTGCCATGGCTTCGGCAACTGCGCGCCCCAGCAGCGCCGCTACACCCTGCTCGGCATGTCGGGTTTTGGAGGCCGCTACCAGCCGATGAGCGAGGACTGCCTCACTCTCAACGTCGTGGCGCCCGAGGGTGCGGCCGAGGGGCCACTGCCCGTCATGGTGTTCATCCACGGCGGCGGCTACTTCCTGGGCAGCTCGGCGACGCCGCTGTACGACGGCGCTGCCCTGGCGCGCCGGGGATGCGTGTACGTATCGGTGAACTACCGGCTGGGCGCGCTGGGGTGCATTGACTTCTCGTCCCTGTCGACGCCGGAGATCACCATCGACAGCAACTTGTACCTGCGCGACCTGGTGCTGGCGCTGCAGTGGATTCGCGACAACATTGCGGGATTCGGCGGTGACCCGGACAACGTCACCATCTTCGGCGAGAGCGCCGGTGCCTGCATCACCGCCTCACTGCTGGCGGTGCCCGCCGCCAAAGGCCTATTCGCACAGGCGATTTCGGAAAGTCCGGCATCGGGTCTGGTGCGGTCGAAAGAGGTTGCCGCGGAGTTCGCTAACCGCTTCGCCAACCTGCCCGGGGTGCGCCGGCAGGACGCGGCCAGCGCGCTGATGTCGGTGTCCGCCGCCCAACTGGTGGAAACCCAGCACCAATTGATCGACGAGGGCATGCGGAACAGGCTGGGCGCCTTCCCGATCGGCCCCGTCTTCGGTGACGACATCCTGCCGCTGGATCCGGTGGAGGCGATGCGGCGCGGCGAGGCCCACCGGGTCCCGCTGATCGTGGGCACGAACGCCGAGGAAGGTCGGTTGTTCACCCGGTTCCTGGCGATGTTGCCGACCAACGAGGCGATGGTCGAGGAGCTGCTCGCCGAGGCGGAACCCGCTATCCGCGAACGCATTACCGCCGCATATCCCGACTATCCCGAGCGGGCGGCATGCATCCAGCTCGGCGGTGACTTCGCGTTCGCGTCGGCGGCCTGGCAGATCGCGGAGGCCCACGGCACGCACGCGCCGACTTACCTCTACCGGTACGACTACGCGCCGCGCACACTGCGCTGGTCGGGTTTCGGAGCCACCCATGCCACCGAGCTGCTCGCGGTTTTCGACGTCTACCGCACCAGATTCGGCGCGTTGTTGACCGCGGCGGCGGACCGGCGGGCCGCGTTGCGGGTGAGCAATCAGGTGCAGCGGCGCTGGCGGGCATTCAGCCGCACCGGCGTGCCGGGGGAGGACTGGCCCCTCTACACCGCCGACGAGCGGGCCGTGATGGTCTTCGACCGCAAATCCCGCGTCGAGTTCGATCCGCATCCGCATCGCCGGATGGCCTGGGACGGCTTCTCACTGGCGCGTTGA